Within the Pseudonocardia alni genome, the region GACGGCCGTGAGCTCGGCCCCGGTGTCACCGGTGAGATCTGGATGCGGTCGGGCGGGGCGCCGACGTACCACTACCTGGGCGCCTCCGCCCACGAGCGCGACGGCTGGGAGTCGCTCGGCGACATGGGCTCACTGGACGCCGACGGCTACCTGTACCTGGCCGACCGGCGCTCGGACATGATCCTCGTCGGCGGCGCGAACGTGTACCCGGCGGAGGTCGAGGCGGCGCTGACCGCGCATCCCGGGGTACGGGACGCCGTCGTCGTCGGGCTGCCGGATTCCGACTACGGGCACGTCGTGCACGCCGTCGTACAGGCCGAACCGGGCATCGAGAACGATCTTCGCGAGTTCCTCGACGGGCGTCTGAGCAGGGCGAAACAGCCACGGAGCATCGACGTCGTCGACCACCCGCTGCGCGACGACGCCGGGAAGGTGCGCCGCTCGGAGATCGCCGCGCGCGCCGCGGACGCTCGACGGCGCGCAACGGCGGACGGTGCGACAGGATGACGTCCATGACCGACCTCCTGGACCGTCTGCGCGAGCTGCAGGTGTCCGCCATCTGCGACGCCGACAAGTCGCTCCCCGTGGTGGACCCCGCGATCCGGGCCCTGGTGCCGGACGTGTCGATGGCCGGGCCCGCGGTGACGGTGTCCTGTGTGGACGACCACCTGCCGATGTTCGCTGCGCTGTCCGCGGCCCGCCCCGGCTCGGTGCTCGTGGTCGCCGGAGGGGGTGGTCACCGCGCCGTGTCCGGTGAGCTGTTCGCGACCGAGGCGAAGCGGCGCGGGCTGGCCGGGATCGTCGTCGACGGGCTGGTCCGCGACGTCCGCGGGCTGCGCGGGATCGGACTGCCGGTGTTCGCCCGCGGGACCTGCCCGGCCTCGGGCAGCACGAGCGACCCGGGCACCGTCGACGAGATGGTGTCGTTCGGCGGGCTCGTCGTGAGCCCGGGCGACCTGGTGTGCGGCGACGACGACGGCCTGCTGATCGCCGCGCCGGACCGGCTCGCCGAGGTCGTCGACGCCGCCGAGGGCATCGAGGCCGCCGAGCGCGCGCTGGTCTCGGCCATGCGCAACGGCCACGACCTGCACTCGCTGACCACGGTCGTCGAGCACGTCGCGGCGCTGCGCCGGGGCGAGCCCAGCGCACTGGGGTTCAAGGTCTGAGCGGGCCGCTCAGGCCGCGACCGAGTCCCAGCTGAACTCCTCGGTCATCGAGCCGGGGCAGTCCGGGCACGGGACGGCGACGCCCGCCGTCTCGTCACCGGGGAGCTCGGCCTCCGCGCCGCAGCCGGCGCACCGCTGCCAGGACACCAGTTCTCCGTACATGTGTTCGAGGGTGAACCACATCGGTGTAGTTCGCAACCCCGCAGGTCCGGGGGCGGATCAGACGTCGTCGATCAGGTCCGCGACCGAGGAGACGACCCGCGTCGGGCGGAACGGGAACCGGTCGATCTCGTGCTCCCTGGTGATGCCCGAGAGCACCAGCACCGTGCGCATCCCGGCCTCCAGTCCGGCCAGGATGTCGGTGTCCATCCGGTCGCCGATCATGACCGTGGACTCCGAGTGCGCGCCGAGCCGGTTGAGCGCGGCCCGCATCATCAGCGGGTTCGGCTTGCCGACGAAGTACGGGTCGACCCCGGTGGCCTTGGAGATCATCGCGGCGACCGAGCCGGTCGCGGGGAGGATGCCCTCCGGGGACGGGCCGGTCGCGTCGGGGTTGGTGGCGACGAACCGGGAACCCTGCTCGACCAGGCGCATCGCGGTCGCGATCGAGGAGAAGCTGTAGGTGCGGGTCTCGCCGAGCACGACGTAGTCGGGGTTGCGGTCGGTGATGACGTAGCCGATGTCGTGCAGCGCGGTGGTCAGCCCGGCCTCGCCGATCACGTAGGCGCTGCCCTGCGGGCGCTGCTCGCCGAGGAACGCGGCGGTGGCGAGCGCGGAGGTCCAGATCGACTCCTCCGGCACGTCGAGGCCGGTGGCCTGCAACCGGTAGCGCAGGTCGCGGGGGGTGTGGATGCTGTTGTTGGTCAGGACCAGGAACGGCACGCCCTTGTCCCGCAGCCGCGACAGCAGCGTGTCCGCACCCGGGACGATGCTGCCCTCGCGGACGAGGACGCCGTCCATGTCGGTCATCCAGCACTCGATCGGCTTCTGCTCCACGGGTCCGACCCTAGACCCGCGACGGTTGGCAGGCCGGGCACCAGAACAGGTTGCGGTTCTGGTGCTCGGCGTGCCGTACCGGCGTGCCGCAGACGAGGCAGTCCATCCCGGTGCGGCGGTAGACGTAGACCTCGCCGCCGTGCCGGTCCTTCCGTCCGGCCTGCCCGCGCCGGCGCGGGTCGTGCTCGGGACGCACGGTGTCGATACGGCCGGTCCGCACGCCGTCGCGCATGAGCACGACGAGGTCGGCCCACATCGCGTCCCACGTCTCCCGGTCCAGCGACCGGCCCGGGAGCTGCGGGTCCAGGCCGTGCCGGAACAGCACCTCGGCGCGGTAGACGTTCCCGACGCCGGCGAGCACCTTCTGGTCCATCAGCAGCGTCGCGAGCGGGCTGCGCGAGGCCGAGATGCGGGCCCAGACCGTGTCCGGGTCGGCGTCGGGACGCAGCGGGTCCGCACCCAGCCGGGCCCTCAGGGCGCGGGCCTCGGCCGAGGTGAGGAGCTCACAGGCGGTCGGGCCGCGCAGGTCCGCGTAGTGGGTCTGCCCGA harbors:
- a CDS encoding RraA family protein; amino-acid sequence: MTDLLDRLRELQVSAICDADKSLPVVDPAIRALVPDVSMAGPAVTVSCVDDHLPMFAALSAARPGSVLVVAGGGGHRAVSGELFATEAKRRGLAGIVVDGLVRDVRGLRGIGLPVFARGTCPASGSTSDPGTVDEMVSFGGLVVSPGDLVCGDDDGLLIAAPDRLAEVVDAAEGIEAAERALVSAMRNGHDLHSLTTVVEHVAALRRGEPSALGFKV
- a CDS encoding HAD-IIA family hydrolase, producing MDGVLVREGSIVPGADTLLSRLRDKGVPFLVLTNNSIHTPRDLRYRLQATGLDVPEESIWTSALATAAFLGEQRPQGSAYVIGEAGLTTALHDIGYVITDRNPDYVVLGETRTYSFSSIATAMRLVEQGSRFVATNPDATGPSPEGILPATGSVAAMISKATGVDPYFVGKPNPLMMRAALNRLGAHSESTVMIGDRMDTDILAGLEAGMRTVLVLSGITREHEIDRFPFRPTRVVSSVADLIDDV
- a CDS encoding Fpg/Nei family DNA glycosylase gives rise to the protein MPEGHTLHRLARLHRKLFVRRPVGVSSPQGRFGASAALLDGEVMTGAEAHGKHLFHRYGRDRVVHVHLGLYGTFVEQPLPAPEPVGQLRMRLVGQTHYADLRGPTACELLTSAEARALRARLGADPLRPDADPDTVWARISASRSPLATLLMDQKVLAGVGNVYRAEVLFRHGLDPQLPGRSLDRETWDAMWADLVVLMRDGVRTGRIDTVRPEHDPRRRGQAGRKDRHGGEVYVYRRTGMDCLVCGTPVRHAEHQNRNLFWCPACQPSRV